From Prochlorococcus sp. MIT 1223, the proteins below share one genomic window:
- a CDS encoding ribonuclease III family protein, with product MSLNKEKSISIERRKKLYELIERLKIDTIYVQSIKYNETNKLKIIDEALTHTSANSLINHERLEFLGDAVLRLAATEFIERTYSSLSVGERSELRSQLVSDQWLHEVGQDISIEKTLLLGPKAAKDKSALATFQAETTEALIGALFECFNDLQPIHQWLGIYWTKESKKVMADPHKNNPKSALQEWSQAKGMLLPNYETNELSHVHGNPKRFFCKVQVSGKSIAEGWGRSIKEAEKAAAKEALKNLKNFC from the coding sequence ATGTCACTGAATAAAGAAAAATCAATTTCAATTGAAAGGAGAAAGAAACTATATGAATTAATTGAGAGATTAAAAATCGATACAATTTACGTACAAAGTATTAAATATAATGAAACAAATAAACTAAAAATAATTGATGAGGCATTAACACATACCTCAGCCAATTCCTTAATAAACCATGAAAGGTTAGAGTTTTTAGGAGATGCGGTACTTCGCCTTGCTGCGACTGAATTTATTGAAAGAACATACTCATCTTTATCAGTCGGAGAAAGATCTGAATTACGTTCTCAACTAGTAAGCGATCAATGGCTCCATGAAGTAGGCCAAGATATTTCTATTGAAAAAACCCTTTTATTAGGTCCTAAAGCTGCAAAAGACAAATCTGCCTTGGCGACATTTCAGGCAGAAACAACTGAAGCACTAATTGGAGCTTTATTTGAGTGCTTCAATGACTTGCAACCTATTCATCAGTGGCTAGGCATTTACTGGACAAAAGAAAGTAAAAAAGTCATGGCAGACCCTCATAAAAACAACCCGAAATCCGCTTTACAAGAATGGAGTCAGGCTAAAGGAATGTTATTACCAAATTATGAAACAAACGAGCTTTCTCATGTTCATGGAAATCCAAAAAGATTTTTTTGCAAAGTTCAAGTGTCTGGCAAATCAATTGCAGAAGGTTGGGGCCGTTCTATAAAAGAAGCTGAAAAAGCTGCAGCCAAAGAAGCCTTGAAAAATCTAAAAAACTTCTGTTAA
- a CDS encoding glycogen/starch/alpha-glucan phosphorylase, protein MSSSQPLDLRLPTPGCYAYPERAGVDADGVFDGMTEHLFFTLGKLATTASLRDLYMALSYAVRDRLMTRYLASQEAIREKPQKTVAYLSAEFLIGPQLNNNLLNLGIKQEAEEALKRFGIESLSHILEVEEEPGLGNGGLGRLAACYMESLASLQIPAIGYGIRYEFGIFNQLIRDGWQVEVTDKWLKGGWPWELPQPDESCFVGFGGHTDNYIDEKGNYRSRWIPSEHAIGVPHDVPVLGYKVNTCDRLRLWRADATESFDFYAFNIGDYYGAVEEKVASETLSKVLYPNDGTDEGRRLRLKQQHFFVSCSLQDMLRSLEKRGLSVESFPEHWTVQLNDTHPAIAVAELMRLLIDQHHFEWEKAWEITNKSVAYTNHTLLPEALEKWDLSLFKDLLPRHLEIIYEINKRFLQQVRLKYPGNDGILRKLSIIDEEGGKAIRMAHLATIGAHHINGVAALHSDLIQRQLLPEFAQLWPEKFTNVTNGVTPRRWVALANPELTSLLEQEIGENWIKNMDLLSKLESKEKDEGFIEKFAATKLSAKKQLSGYIHRQTGVLVDPTSLFDVQVKRIHQYKRQHLNALQIIAQYIRIKNGVAKNIAPRTVIFGGKAAPGYFMAKLMIRFINGIAEVVNADPDMDGLLRVIFLPDFNVKLGEQVYPATDLSEQISTAGKEASGTGNMKFAMNGALTIGTLDGANIEIREKVGAENFFLFGNTESQIMELRNNGYKASSFINKSPELQEVIKLIEVGQFSNGDSDLFRPILHSLTGEDPFFVMADFADYLKEQDNVNKAWHNKKEWNRMALLNTARSGFFSSDRSIKEYCDLIWKVKPMPVEITCDVSKR, encoded by the coding sequence ATGAGCAGCTCACAGCCATTAGATCTGCGTCTGCCAACCCCTGGCTGTTACGCATACCCCGAAAGAGCAGGCGTTGATGCCGATGGTGTATTTGATGGGATGACAGAACATCTTTTCTTTACTCTTGGCAAACTTGCAACAACTGCAAGTTTAAGAGACCTATATATGGCTCTTAGCTATGCAGTAAGAGACAGATTAATGACTAGATATTTAGCCAGTCAAGAAGCTATAAGAGAAAAACCCCAAAAAACTGTTGCTTATTTATCAGCTGAATTTTTAATCGGTCCTCAATTAAATAATAATCTTCTAAACCTTGGAATTAAACAAGAAGCAGAAGAGGCATTAAAACGATTTGGCATTGAATCTCTATCTCATATTCTTGAAGTTGAAGAAGAACCTGGATTAGGTAATGGTGGATTAGGACGTTTAGCGGCTTGCTATATGGAATCACTAGCAAGCTTGCAAATACCAGCTATAGGTTATGGAATTCGCTATGAATTTGGAATTTTCAATCAACTTATACGTGATGGATGGCAAGTCGAAGTAACTGACAAATGGCTTAAAGGAGGATGGCCTTGGGAACTTCCTCAGCCAGATGAATCTTGTTTCGTTGGGTTTGGAGGACACACAGATAATTACATAGATGAGAAAGGAAACTATCGATCTAGATGGATCCCTTCAGAGCATGCAATTGGAGTTCCTCATGATGTCCCTGTGCTTGGCTACAAAGTCAACACTTGTGACAGACTCAGACTCTGGAGAGCAGATGCAACTGAAAGCTTTGATTTCTATGCTTTTAATATTGGAGACTACTATGGAGCTGTAGAAGAAAAAGTTGCCTCTGAAACTCTTTCAAAGGTCTTATACCCTAATGATGGAACTGATGAGGGGAGGAGACTTCGTCTAAAGCAACAACATTTTTTTGTAAGTTGTTCTTTGCAAGATATGCTCAGAAGTCTTGAGAAAAGAGGCCTCTCAGTTGAAAGCTTTCCAGAACATTGGACAGTTCAATTAAACGATACTCATCCTGCAATTGCGGTTGCAGAATTAATGAGGCTTTTAATAGATCAGCATCACTTTGAATGGGAAAAGGCATGGGAGATTACAAACAAATCGGTTGCATATACAAATCACACATTGCTTCCGGAAGCTCTAGAGAAATGGGATTTAAGCTTATTCAAAGATTTATTGCCTCGTCACTTAGAAATCATTTACGAAATCAATAAAAGGTTTTTACAGCAAGTACGTCTGAAATATCCAGGAAATGACGGGATCTTGAGAAAGCTTTCCATTATTGATGAAGAAGGTGGCAAAGCTATAAGAATGGCTCACCTTGCAACTATTGGTGCTCATCATATTAATGGTGTTGCAGCATTACATTCTGACCTTATTCAACGTCAACTCCTTCCTGAATTTGCTCAACTATGGCCTGAAAAATTTACTAATGTTACCAATGGCGTTACCCCTCGACGTTGGGTGGCTTTGGCAAATCCAGAGTTAACGAGTCTTCTGGAACAAGAAATTGGTGAAAACTGGATAAAAAATATGGATCTATTGTCTAAATTAGAATCGAAAGAAAAAGATGAAGGATTCATAGAAAAATTTGCAGCTACAAAACTATCTGCAAAAAAACAACTTTCGGGCTACATCCATAGGCAAACAGGAGTTTTAGTTGATCCAACAAGTTTGTTTGATGTTCAAGTAAAACGAATTCATCAATACAAACGCCAGCATCTAAATGCACTTCAAATTATTGCTCAATATATTCGTATAAAAAATGGGGTAGCCAAAAATATTGCACCCAGAACAGTCATTTTTGGAGGAAAAGCCGCTCCTGGATATTTTATGGCAAAACTAATGATTCGTTTCATCAATGGTATTGCTGAGGTTGTGAATGCCGATCCAGATATGGATGGGTTATTAAGAGTGATTTTCCTACCTGATTTTAATGTGAAGCTAGGCGAGCAAGTTTATCCAGCGACTGATCTGTCTGAACAAATATCTACAGCTGGGAAAGAAGCATCTGGTACTGGAAATATGAAATTTGCAATGAATGGTGCTTTAACAATAGGTACTCTGGACGGAGCGAATATAGAAATTAGAGAGAAAGTTGGTGCAGAGAATTTCTTTCTTTTCGGTAATACGGAAAGTCAAATTATGGAATTAAGAAATAATGGATATAAAGCTAGTTCATTTATTAATAAAAGTCCTGAACTTCAAGAAGTCATAAAGTTAATTGAAGTAGGTCAATTTAGCAATGGAGATAGTGATCTATTCCGTCCAATACTTCACTCATTAACTGGAGAAGATCCATTTTTTGTAATGGCAGACTTTGCAGATTATCTTAAAGAACAAGATAACGTTAACAAAGCTTGGCATAATAAAAAAGAATGGAACCGAATGGCATTATTGAATACCGCAAGATCAGGGTTCTTTTCATCTGATCGTTCTATTAAAGAATATTGTGATTTAATTTGGAAAGTAAAACCAATGCCCGTAGAAATAACATGTGATGTAAGTAAGCGATAA
- a CDS encoding cation:proton antiporter yields the protein MEFFLSPLFSVLSTHDVEVAETLIGVINFLLIFVAARTLAEILVRLSLPTIVGELLAGVLIGASGLHLLLPPSAHAELNTGFVNVISALASIPREAVPDLYFETFPSLQAVATLGLYALLFLTGLESELEELVAVGAQAFTVAMAGVILPFAFGTFGLMFIFNVDIIPAIFAGASMTATSIGITASVFGELGYLKTREGQIVIGAAVLDDILGIVILAVVVALAAGGTLQISPIVKLVVAATVFVIAAIALSRTAAPAFDALLERLKAPGAVVVASFVILVLSCFVATAIGLEAALGAFAAGLILSSSKNNHAIQQSVLPLVSLFATIFFVLVGAGMDLSVINPLDPSSRSALVVAGFLLIVAIIGKIAAGWSFVSDKPTNRLVVGLGMMPRGEVGLIFLGLGTSAGLLTPSLEAAILLMVIGTTFLAPILLRLVLKDKPPGGDNSIPDDVAANPVGLI from the coding sequence TTGGAATTTTTCTTATCTCCCCTTTTCTCTGTTTTAAGTACACATGATGTTGAGGTAGCTGAAACACTGATTGGAGTCATTAATTTTTTACTTATTTTTGTTGCTGCAAGGACTTTGGCAGAGATTTTGGTCAGGTTGAGTTTGCCTACGATTGTTGGTGAACTTCTTGCTGGGGTATTAATTGGTGCCTCTGGTTTGCATTTGCTTTTACCGCCAAGTGCACATGCTGAATTAAATACAGGGTTTGTAAATGTGATTAGTGCTTTGGCTTCTATCCCAAGAGAAGCTGTACCTGATTTGTATTTTGAAACCTTCCCATCATTGCAAGCTGTCGCAACACTGGGTCTTTATGCACTCCTATTCCTAACAGGTCTTGAGAGTGAGTTAGAGGAATTAGTTGCTGTTGGAGCTCAGGCGTTTACCGTTGCTATGGCTGGAGTTATTTTGCCATTTGCATTTGGAACCTTTGGGTTAATGTTTATTTTTAATGTGGATATTATTCCTGCAATCTTTGCAGGAGCATCTATGACTGCTACAAGTATTGGCATCACTGCGAGTGTTTTTGGAGAATTAGGTTATCTCAAAACCAGAGAAGGTCAGATCGTAATAGGAGCAGCAGTTCTTGATGACATTTTGGGAATTGTTATTCTTGCAGTTGTAGTAGCTCTAGCGGCTGGAGGCACTTTACAAATTAGCCCGATAGTCAAATTAGTAGTAGCTGCAACAGTATTTGTGATTGCTGCAATTGCCTTAAGTAGAACAGCAGCCCCAGCTTTTGATGCGTTATTAGAGAGATTAAAGGCTCCTGGTGCAGTAGTAGTAGCTTCCTTTGTGATATTGGTTCTTAGTTGTTTTGTGGCTACTGCGATTGGATTGGAAGCAGCATTGGGAGCTTTTGCTGCAGGTTTGATTTTGAGTAGTTCGAAGAACAATCATGCAATACAGCAATCAGTTCTTCCGCTGGTTTCCCTTTTCGCAACAATTTTCTTTGTTTTAGTTGGTGCAGGTATGGATCTTTCTGTTATCAATCCATTAGATCCAAGCAGTAGATCAGCGCTTGTCGTTGCAGGCTTTTTATTAATTGTTGCAATTATTGGAAAGATCGCAGCTGGATGGTCTTTTGTTAGTGATAAGCCCACAAATAGACTTGTAGTTGGATTAGGCATGATGCCCCGTGGAGAAGTTGGTTTAATTTTCTTGGGACTTGGTACTAGTGCTGGCTTGCTTACTCCTTCTCTAGAAGCTGCAATATTGTTAATGGTTATCGGCACTACCTTTCTTGCGCCTATTCTTCTGCGTTTAGTGCTTAAAGATAAACCACCCGGAGGAGATAATTCTATTCCTGATGATGTTGCGGCAAATCCAGTTGGATTGATCTAA
- a CDS encoding alpha/beta fold hydrolase, with protein MPETSCYWRYLDHTVFGLSNSDTYRSSANSSLSRPAILLIHGFGASTDHWRYNIPVLSNSYEVHAIDLLGFGKSAKPKGLKYGGPLWRDQVVAYVNEKIGRPTVLVGNSLGGYAALAAGSALGSESAGVVLLNAAGRFSEENQSSNSLISKLTKFLGTGLLRDPLVQRLIFENLRRPATIRRTLNQVYIDKKNVNDELVEAIRKPSLDPGAFGVFRSVFEPGGPPGKPLDELFEQLQSPLLLLWGNRDPWMNAPGKRATFRRYSPEATTEVVLDAGHCPHDEVPEQVNDALLKWLKEL; from the coding sequence ATGCCTGAAACTAGTTGCTATTGGAGATACTTAGATCACACAGTCTTCGGTCTTAGTAATTCCGATACCTATCGATCATCCGCAAATTCATCTCTTTCAAGACCTGCGATTCTTCTTATTCATGGATTCGGCGCTTCAACTGACCATTGGAGGTATAACATTCCAGTCCTTTCAAATTCTTATGAAGTACACGCGATAGATCTGCTTGGTTTTGGAAAGAGTGCCAAACCGAAAGGTTTGAAATATGGTGGACCTTTATGGAGAGATCAAGTAGTTGCTTATGTAAATGAAAAAATTGGAAGACCCACTGTTTTAGTAGGGAATTCTTTGGGAGGTTATGCAGCTTTAGCAGCTGGCTCTGCATTAGGTTCTGAATCTGCAGGAGTTGTTTTATTAAATGCAGCAGGAAGATTTAGTGAAGAAAATCAATCATCTAATAGCTTGATTAGTAAATTAACGAAATTTCTTGGAACTGGCTTATTACGAGATCCTTTGGTTCAACGATTAATTTTTGAGAATTTAAGAAGACCAGCAACAATAAGAAGGACATTAAATCAAGTTTATATTGATAAAAAAAATGTTAATGATGAGCTAGTTGAAGCAATAAGGAAGCCATCTTTAGACCCAGGCGCATTTGGCGTTTTTAGAAGTGTATTTGAGCCAGGAGGACCACCAGGAAAACCTCTTGATGAGTTATTTGAGCAATTGCAATCTCCACTTTTATTACTTTGGGGCAATCGAGATCCTTGGATGAATGCACCTGGTAAAAGAGCTACTTTCCGACGTTATTCTCCAGAGGCGACTACTGAGGTTGTATTAGATGCAGGTCATTGTCCTCATGATGAAGTGCCTGAGCAGGTTAATGATGCTCTTCTTAAGTGGCTAAAAGAACTCTGA